GGAACCGATGGGATTCCTGCGGGGATCATGGTTGCCTTGATTGGCGCGCCTTACTTCATGTATTTGCTGCTGAAAAAATAACCAAGCGCCCCTTGAGCCCGCTGTTCGCGGGCAAATAACGGCCCCTAAAGACTCTTATCGCGCTCAAAATGTCAATTTTGGCGCTGTTAGGAGTCTTTGGGGACTTCTATTTGCGCCGACGGCACCGATTTGCCCGATGTTCGGGCGAATAACGGCCCCTAAAGGCTCTTATCGCGCTCAAAATGTCAATTTGGGTGCTGTTAGGAGTCTTTGGGGACTTCTATTTGCGCCGTCGGCACTGATTTGCCTGATGTTCGGGCGAATAACGGCCTCTAAAGGCTCTTATCGCGCTCAAAATGTCAATTTGAGTGCTGTTAGGAGTCTTTGGGGACTTCTATTTGCGCCGACGGGCACCGATTTCTGCCCGATGTTCGGGCGAATAGCGGCTACTGATAAAGGCACTTATCGCGCTCCAAAGTCGCATTCGAGAATCTACGATTAGCTATTTCGCCCAACAAGTGCTAAATAGGGGGTAGTACGGAACGTCAGTACGCTATCTGTTAGGAAAACGCGCGATTCGGGGGCAAAGCAATGAAATAAGGGAACCACGTTCCGCGAAAGGGCGGAATCGTTCAAGAATCAACCAGATAGCGAATCTACGATCCGCGGCGGCAAAACCTGACTCCGTCTGCCGCACAAGCCATACTCCGTCTGGCACTGCAAGCCGGACTCCATCGCCGCACAGCCAAGCTCACTCAGTCACACTCGTCGAACGCCCCTACGTGGAAGACTTCTCTGAAGCTCCTGCTTCAGATACTCATACAGCCTAGAAGCAGCCTGTGTAAGGGGGTGCTCCGCAGGCCCCGAGAGGATGCCGAATGTCATATCAATCAGGCTACCGCTCAAACTCCGCACTGTCGTCCCCTGCGGGGGAGACTGCACGATAATTCGTGGAACGAGTGCAATGCCGTGGCCATTTGCCACGAAATGTGGCAGAGCTGTCATGCTGCCAATCTCCATCGTGTCCAGCGGATAACTCCCTGCTTCCTGCTGCACCATTTCCAACTTTCTGCGATAGGGGCAGGTTGAAGACGTGATGAGCAGTCGATAACCTCGGAGATCATCGGGCTGGATGAGCATTTGCGCAGCAAGCGGGTGATCCTGCTGCATTAAAACGACGAACTCCTCTTTGAACAAAGGTTCAAAATCAAGTTCGGAGCTCCAATCCGGTGCAGAACACAGCGCCAGATCAATATTCCCCTTCTGCAGACTTTCGCTCAAGATAGGTGTGCTGGCAAATTCTACGGAAATCCGAATCTTAGGATATTGCTCGAAAAAACTCGCCAAAACAGCGGGCAGCCGATAGCTCGCGGTCGGTTCCGTGACGCCCAGCCGCACATCGCCAGCATCGCCGATTGCCAAGTCTGCTAAATTCATTTGCAGTTGTTCCATCTGCTTAACGATCTGCAAGCTCTGCACATAGAATAGCCTTCCTGCTGCGGTTAAGTGAAATTTTTTGCCACGCTCAATGAGCTGCATCCCCAATTCTGCTTCAAGCTTCTGAATCTGCATCGTAACAGTCGATTGCACATAATTCATTTCCTCTGCCGCGCGGATAAAACTGCCGTATTTGACGATGCTCTGAAATGTTTTTAGTGTTTTGAAGTCCATGCTAGCACGCTCCAGCGTTCGATAATTTTGAACACGTCATTCAATTCGTTCAATTATACAAATAACCCTCTCCCCTTTACAATTATGTATAAAGAGGAAGAGGAGCTGATGGATGATGAATTTAAAAGGTAAAGTGGCTATTGTAACTGGTGGAGGTACTGGGATTGGGAGAGCTGCCTGTCTAGCATTAGCGGAGCGAGGGGTCGCGGTTGCGGTGAATTATTCGCGCTCTAAGGAGGAAGCGGAAGCAACGGCAGCGTTGATCAACAGTAACGGCGGTCGCGCGCTTGCTGTTCAAGCCGATGTATCGCAAGATCTGCAAGTAAGAGAAATGGTTGCTTATGTGGTAAAGCATTTCGGATCTATCGATCTGCTTGTGAACAATGCCAGCATCACGCGGCATATTCCATTCGACGACTTGGAAGCGGCAACGGAGGAAGTCTGGGATGACCT
Above is a genomic segment from Paenibacillus sp. HWE-109 containing:
- a CDS encoding LysR family transcriptional regulator, whose product is MDFKTLKTFQSIVKYGSFIRAAEEMNYVQSTVTMQIQKLEAELGMQLIERGKKFHLTAAGRLFYVQSLQIVKQMEQLQMNLADLAIGDAGDVRLGVTEPTASYRLPAVLASFFEQYPKIRISVEFASTPILSESLQKGNIDLALCSAPDWSSELDFEPLFKEEFVVLMQQDHPLAAQMLIQPDDLRGYRLLITSSTCPYRRKLEMVQQEAGSYPLDTMEIGSMTALPHFVANGHGIALVPRIIVQSPPQGTTVRSLSGSLIDMTFGILSGPAEHPLTQAASRLYEYLKQELQRSLPRRGVRRV